The Apostichopus japonicus isolate 1M-3 chromosome 12, ASM3797524v1, whole genome shotgun sequence sequence ACCCTGGGGgtatccctcccccaccccacccccaattcACACACACTTTTCATATATGTACTGGAGGAAGTACTCACCTGTCTCTTTGGGGGTCGTGTGACCCTGGGgtatccctcccccaccccaccctcaaTGCACACACACTTTTCATATATGTACTGGAGGAAGTACTCACATGTCTCTTTGAAGGTCGTGTGATCATATTCACAGATCACTGGGTATTTCTCTTGACACAACTCAGCTCTCAATATTCCCTCTGACGCTAATTTGACACAGTCTGAATGTGGCACGTTTGTGTGACTACTAAACCAGTTCGTATTGGGTAGAACCGGAAATGATCCGTTAGAGAGAGGCTTCACATTCTCCCAGTAATATGAATCTGCGAAGAGAGACATATTTGATGTTTGGGTTTCGATGTGCAAAAAACTGTGTAATAGTTTTCTATTTTGTGTCTAAAATATTCCgtgatattttaaaatatatatatatgtatatatatatatatatatatatatatatatatatatatatatatatatatatatatatatatacatatcttgtGCTATGTAACCTCCAGTTTttatcctgtttttttttttaaatcacaatGGCAATACACTCACTTTCCGTAGATATATCATTCAGTCCAGTCCAAACAATGCCGTAATCGCGAATGAATTGAGTACCGATAAAATCAAGTTCCGCCTCAGTCTCGATGAAAAGCATATGTCCACCCTTAAGTGAACAATAAGCTAGACCCCCATACCATGTTAGAGGTCCTGATATAAGATAACAACCGTCAAGAAAAGTTGATAGATAGGTGAAGTCTGACGGACActctgtaaaataaaaataaaataaccatTGAGGCTTGTCAAATGCAGAGATTTGTCAAGTTGTTTGTCTTTCTAactttcaaatgatgaatacaaaTGTTGGATAGAGTGAACTAGCTATGCATAAACCTcgaaacaaaaaattaaattatacgGCATCATAATACACTACAATATGGGGTAATAAATCAATTCTGTGTTACTTTAACTGTTGAATATTAAAATGCTAATTAGGTACATGGCTAAACAGAGAATGTTTATAATAGTTATATGACAGCTATTAGGTTATTAATTCATGACCTGTTAATAGGgttatacacatatacacaacaTACAGTATTAAGAGGTTAATCGTTGTTTTGTATATCCTACTATACTAACTACATATGTGACATGTCATAACATGTGACATGTGACATGTGACTTGTGACATGTCATCGATTGATCAGTTTCTACAATGCTACTATTAACAAATCAATTCGCTGAATATTACGTAAGTAAGAAGATCAACCACTATTACCAATCACGTATATAAATCAGTGATATGATTGCACGAAAATCAATGTATCCACTTACAAACGATTACTACATTAATGTATGACACGACAGCGATcattttgaacaaatttaaaacaaaactctTCCGTATCAGAGAAGTTCCGTATCTTTAAcgctttatttgtttttcaattactCATTACTCTTAATCGCAGACAAAAGAAATTTGACGAAGATGGATTTTACATACTTTTACGATATAAACAATCAAATTGCTTTTGAAGTTCTCATTTTTGAAATCTTAGCACAATTTTAAAGGGGatcaattaaaaattaaaaagtttgaaagttcATTTAACCCTTAACAACCGAGGAATGACACTTGGTGGGCGTGATGTTTACGTATTGATTGAGTGAGATCATGCATGGTTTAAACAAATTTGCTCATATGGAGGAATTATCCGTTTGATAAGAACTTTGCTTACCTATGAAAGTTGCCAACTAATTAGTTCATTGTTTTAACTATACAGACCAGTTTATTTTTGGTAGGAAATACACATTGctttattataattttaaaatatgtaagaCAAACTGTGTGTGATATTTTCTGGgaaatactcaaataagcaaaaaataagaaacaaagatGGCTTGAATGTCATACATAtggaatatttcattatttgaaaacatAACTAACCAATGCCACGTATTCGATATTATCATGATATGAATACGGctgtatttttattattatattgcaGTTAACGTTCCGCTGTGCATCTACATTATTATACGTGGGTAATGCAtaaattgtatgtatatatcataCAATTGTTACAAAGATAAGTCTCTTTGCAAAACTAACAATAATAAATTAAGGAAGGAAACTCTGCTTGAAATACTTTgaacagaaaaacaaagttcACCTGAAGTTTCATTAGTCGGTACATGAACTTGTACTCCGAAAGATACGTCTATAGGGAAACATAAAAAAAGATTAGACGATTTAAAGgaatgtgatattatgtgacGATCATGTTGGCTTTAGGGGAAGGTTATCTGTTATGAGAACTTACGAGGACGTTATAGTTTTTAGACTATTAAATTTCTGGTATTGGACAGGTAAAATTGTTACTGAAGTGGCTGAGATTTTAAACGCCAGCTTCCAACGGCCTAAATAATGATTCAAGTGAAAATACAGTGCTTGTGTATACACATGTCTATAGTCTTGGAATAAGAATCGGAATTTACTATAAAGAGGGTTAGTTCGTAAGACtgcttcaaatttaattttggtACGAAATGATCAACGAGCCTCCCTGGTATCAACAGAAAAGATGAGCAACTTAAGTGTGTTCCAATCTTGACTGACTTTACCAATTGACTCTCACAGTGACGTACTAACACACAAATGTTAACTTTTGCCAAGGTTTATGCACCACGAAGGTTAAGCAAGAGTGCATTTTTCTTCTTAGGCCTAAATTTGTTTGATGAACTGAAtacgaataataataataatcagcaattATGTTTACGTCACTTAATCGACCACAGATAGTGTGGGAGAAACCCGAAAGGGCTTACGGATCACAACTtaacgtcgggtggcttccaattcaacattttaactcattttgttattaaatttagaAAGCCATTTCAGAGGGAAAACCGCACCGTTGCTTTTGGATGAAAAAACACGTTACTTTATGACGTTACTTATGAAAAAACACGTTACTTAAGGttccgggtatcgaacccggaacctcccgatcgCTAAGCCTCAGTGCTTTAAATAtttccactcggccacagcacagATGACACTTACCATACTTGAGTATGTATGAGATAACTGACGTCTCAGCAGTAGTGTTGACCCGTATGGTGCTCCCGGTATCATTACAATCCTCGCGAAGGTACTTGAATGTAGTTGGGGTTATCTGGTATCTCAGGTAGCAAAGTTGACTGATATCGGATTCATCTATTCtcataaatcaaataaatatgtgGATACGTTTAGAAGCCCCTAATTTgtcaatacaaatatataactttctctagaaaacaaaagttaaagTAAATTTTATTGCAAATCCGGCGTTACTTTTAACATATAACATGTTTCTCATCTGtgatctttttttcttttattttgcacacgactctctctctctctctttcttataTGTTATTAGAAAGAAGCAgagaaatcatatatatatatatatatatatatatatatatatatatatatatatatatatataaatgaaaatcgtaatgagttggaaaatcaagaacagtgaaaaaactttcagcctccaccgggattcgaaccacgggcctcccgctctgtacgcggacaccctaaccactaggctatggacgctgattgtatgtccaggggcccgaaaccggtaaggaagaccgtaattccactgtaggcgtttgtcacctatatcgaacaatactagttctgtttttggtgacatattttgccctactctagagatcaaacatgatgctatccaactcgaaaatcatttgtgattcctaaagccggatccagagatgtatatatatatatatgtgtgtgtatatataaatatatatgtgtatatatatatatatatatatatatatatatatatatatatatatatatatgtatatatatatatgtatatatatatatatatatatatatatatatatatatatatatatatatatatatatatatatctgaggTAATATAATCGAACAAGGGGAACATAACTTTATAAAACAATCAGAATATCAAATATTTCCTTATGCTATCTTTTCTTGACATATTCTACTCCGATATACGATATGAAAAATGAACTTTATTAATATCGTCGATaagttctccaaaaaaagaaagaataaaagaacaaaaatctattataattgtatataaattaaacattaaatgtTACCGTGTATTGTTCCATCAGCACCAGCCgcagaaagaagaagaaggagaagtaAAACACCTGCAGATTCTGACATTGTCCAGAGATGTTCATTTACTTAGTTTGTGGTCGTTGAGGAGTACACTCGATCTCCCTGCCAATATTCAACTGGTTGCAGCTCAAGAAGTTAAATATTACTTTAGTTACATTATGCAACCAGTATAGTTATATGATGTAAAAGATGgattttcattcttttctaAATTTTATATCAATCATCGATCAGAATACCATTATAGTTCCAAAGACAATCCTCGTCACTCCTCCGCTCTTCTTTACTAACCTCTTTGATCACTTCAAGTTTTGATAACTTAATGGTTTCATTCTTTACTCTTGGTGCCATGGTTGACATCCAAGGATGACATTAAAAGCTTTCTTTGTTGTTCTCTGTATAGTTACACTAATTGCAACAATCTGATGAAAAGGTAGTAAATGCTGCCACAACGACTGTATATACTTATTAGAGCGATCGATTAATGGCcgaaaaatatcaatattatatttttatcacAGAATTTtgacttattattattatttctttgttaaGTTTTATATTTAGTAATTTAGTTTCACGGACATAAATTCTTCAATCcatacaggtatatatatttCGAACCCTTgatacatgcatgtatatagCTGATCTTGGGAactgtcgatttttttttaaaagtggtGCAATCAATGTTCATAAAACTTTCCTGACAATTTTCCCTATTCGAATTTGCATCCGCATAAAATGTGCAATAAGGTTAACTATAATTCTGTACATTTAAGTATAATAGGGATGTTACCCTTTCCCTTTCACATTCCCAGTGATTCGTTGTGAAATGAAAGTATGATACTTTCGAGTTAGATAACTAATAGCTGTATAACTCTCTGTTTGGTTTGACTGTTTAACAATAATATTTGTTGAATATGATACACCTGTGTCCTGTTGTTTCTATGAATTAAGGAAAATGTTTTAGTTGAACCATTAAAGAAGTTTTAAAATGGTGGACATGCACTGGCAAGCCGTCGTCATCAGCCAGTCAGCCTTAAAGGTGCTTTACTGTGATGAATCATATTTTAATGCTGAACAACTCCAAAACCGGAACAGCTATATAGAAGCATTTAATAGCCCTcatctttattcttttttttctttcttttttcgtttttcttGAAGGATTACCTATCAAGACTGAACTGTTACCTAAATTTATCCTTTCACAATCATGCTTGTGCAGCGTCTATTTTATAGcttattcttaaaaaaaaacagacgtATTTTTAATAGGACGAGTATACATTATATGCTTTGCAGGATATGATTTTGaaagtatatattaatatttgttcCTGAACAATACCGCTAAATATgactcatataatatatactgtcTTTTTTTATTACTTACGTATCGTTTTACTACAGTCACGTCTCGCTTAGAAAAACAATTAAGTTAGGTCAATATATCCttgaataaacaaaatataaaaatatgaaaataaacgaGGATCTGAAAGAAAACATCATGCGCTTCCCAAAATCCAAGATTTTATAAAGacagattaaaaaaaatatatatatatatatatatatttctgatcAACAACATGACACGATTAACTAAGAATTTCGACAGTATAGTCGCGACGGAGCGGGAAAGAAGCATTGGTGTGTACGGGTGGCATGAACGTGGAGGGATCGAGTCGATTAACTTTCGACTACCGGGCCGAGATGGGCCTATACAATGTGTTAGAAGTGAATTATGTCGGTATAGCCCTATGTAGGAGTTCAAGAGCCTGACTGACGGGTAGAGTAGGAGGGCTGAGTAGAGGACATGGGGTATAGGTGATGATGAAGGTTGGGGGTGGACGGTGAGTGGTGTGTAGCGGAGGAGACTGGAGGATACAGGGGAGGGCAGGGGTAAAAGCTTGAACCATCCGCTTACTGTGACACTGAACAGATTCTCAATGATGGACGACATTTTACCCGCAGGCTGTGTTTTACGCATCATTTCAATGTCTCCGATGATAGCCTGAGCGAGAAGCCTGCTGCCTTCATCCATCCGTCCAGGATTAGTGCCTCTCTCAGACCCAACACTATTACTATTTTAGTTCCACACTAGTCCATTCACTACCCTTAACCTGTGGCGTTTTCACCAATAGCTGTGAACACATGCTAGCACTATAGCCTGCATCCCATCTTAGCCCCTCCGTCCACACCTCCTTTCCCTATGTTTCATTGAAATTTATGAGCAATTGGTTATAGCATTGTTACACTGATAAACAATTTTCTTATGATATTATTACACTACCATGGTTACCGCCTCAAATCTATAATGAAATTGTCTTCTTATTCCGCATGGATCAAATATGACACCGTTCAGGCCGAACGATTTTTGTTTATTCAGATGTGCCATTGATTGACCAATCTGAACTATAATCACATAATAAAGATACTACTAATGCAATAGCAAaactacggaagcttaaaattgccaacaacaaaagaaaaactttgccccataagttgacatttttcagtaaattgtttagataacaagataatatctttcaaaaatcagaaaaatgttggattactcagttgctttaaccgagcaattgaacaattttctgcaaattctttaattgataacttatcatatctcgtcaattcaacatttttctgcaaaatgttcaattgttcacttcattccctCTGAGCAATTTAAcaatttctgcaaaatatttcattgaaaacttatcgtatctcgtcaattcaatatttatctggttatctaaacaatttactgaaaatgttgacttattggggAAAGTTTTCTTATCTTGATGGCACTTTAAAGCTTCCGTACAAAACCTTTTGTGAAAGATTATTAATCAGCCACTTACACTAATATATAAAACGTTCGAATAAAGACTACTTGTGACCTTTGACAGAGTATCTTTTGTACAAACGTAAACATTGGCACTACACACAGTCCACTACAAAGTATGCTATGTTATTTGCCAAAGAACTAGGTACTTACTCAACCGAGGTACAAAATCCAACACACTTCACAGGACTAGCATGAACGATGCATACCAGTACTTAGTTCCGGGTTTGTAAATCTTCATAAAACATAGCGAAAGCGTTCGGGGTGGTGTTTCAAAGGTACCAGACTGCAAAATGAATAACAGATCTACAGAGGAAAGATGAAACCTCCAACATTATGGGCGTTGGTGCTGATGGGCGGTTTAGCAGTTCCCTTGTGTACTGCTATGCCAGCGGGAGTTTCAGgtacaaaataatttaaagatCAAGGGGCTAAATTAGGTGTGTTATAGTTTAAGTTTTGGCCTAGGCCCACATTAGAGCTATATATGAACTTACAGTGCACTAGCTTATACTTGTTATAGGCCTAAGTTACGTCTTTATTTCGAACTCTTTATTTCGAACTCCAATGTTGTATGATTACCCCAGTAGCCCACATCCTACAGGGTTAGGCTATACCAATGTAGTTTAGTGATGTAATATATTGAATTTACATTGGCCTAAGTAAGGACTCATAATCACATCTGAGTGACTTGTGTTAATCCTGATATAGGATTTGGTATCGGCCACATGCATCAAGTATGTTGAACTGTTACAAGTATTAGTGACTGTACAAGTGTCTAGGCCAAAGGATCAAAGTACAGTACTGCAGTTATCTCATACATGGACTTAATAACATAAATTAGGATACAAAATGAGCAGAATTTTCACGCGATGGGTTCAATGTTGATACCTAACAATAGAGTAGTATGACTTACCTCAACCTGTTTGTGAACTCTAAGTTTGGGACaacaatcaaatatatatgagaCCCACAGAAATGGTGGTTTTACCCTCAAATACCTGGAGGTTTGAACTAGATGCGATAAGTAGTCCTGGACCTGAAGGAAAGCAAATCTTTATGAATTGTAAATTGTCACGTTAAGGAAAACTGGGCTTTCATCTCATATCTTAGTAAGTATCAAAGTATAAGTATCAAAGTATTTGAATTATAGATGTTCTGTACATGTGTAGCTTATAACATCCAGTTGATCTGTAGTGGCTTCAAATTGATGGGTCTTCATGCTGAATTCTCTGACTTTGAAGCATTTACAGTATCTTACAGTATGAAATATAGTATCCATGCTcattcaatttgttttctttctcacgtatgcatgtactgtatacaCAAACATGCAAAAGTCAGTACAGACTGTGTTAGATATACTCTACATTATACAGTTATAATACTTGAGCATAGTAAACATAGTGGAGACTGGATAAAGCAAAATATTACGAACCATGGTTATTAACCGAGTTATGGTGAACATTTGAAAAGAATACAGTGgaacgaaaaacaaaatttacgAAAACTGGAAGATAAACATGAAATTGATTGTGTAGTatggttagtacagtacagtatgcacAGTATAGTATATGCCAAGACCTTTCATTTAAAGGATTTTTATGATATTACATAACATCATAATTGCTACTTTTGAAATGGCCACTTTTTAGTGTTTTGGACTACAATGGCCCTGGGCCATGATAGTCTATATGCAAATTCAACAGTGAAAGAACTATTAAAGTGCAGTTTCTTTTCTGGCCTTTTTTATCCATCTTAGGTTAGTCGGCCACTTTCCCAACCTTAGTGAGTTCTAATGGATTTCAGGGCTAACACAGCTCTACGTAGGTCTGGTTGAAGGGGATAATTAGTCCAGTTTCACAAATTGCAAATGATGGCAAATTTTCAAGTTGCTTAGTCTACAAATTTACAAGTCGAtgaacatacatatacatagttTTCTACACAGAAATAAAGTATTAATCTATAGATTGGAGAAGTAAAGCTACAGTAGAGCCTTTCAAAATGCTGCATGTCAAAATCTAGAAGTAAAAGCGAGACTATTATAACTAATCTATTTGATATTTAACTAATTGATGGAAATGTAATTTATCTTCTAGACAATGACCTATGGAATATatatactctaaaaaaaaaaaaaaatgagatatCAGTTTCAATTAGCATCAGTCAAAGAAGTTAATAATCAGAATATATCAACTGAAATCAATTGgccatataaacatatattttcataataaGGTGTAACCCCGCAAATAATCTGGTGGTCCAATTTTGCGTGGCAGTTTTGAATTCTCAGAATTTTGTCTGGCTTTATGAAACTACAACTGTATGGTTTCTGTGAAAATAACATTGTACTATATATGTTTTCCCCCCTATTTTTGCATAGCATATTGCCATTGTGATAATGGATATACTGTAGATTATTTGTACAACTTGCAAGTTTTACACTACAGTACAATATTAATGTTCGTTTTTGTATGAGACAAATGCACAGTACAATCCttaatgtgtaaatatatatactgagtaCCTACAGAGGGACGTAGATCTAACAGTGCTATTCTCCTAAAgccaccaaaaattaaaaaccaagATGTATGGTGAGctttcttcttttaatttgCAGGCCCCAAACTCTGGAACACTCTACAGGGCCCACCCACATTAGGAATGCCAGGCAGACACTTTTAAGAGCATCTTAAAAACTGACTAATATTCACATGCTACACTCATTGGAccttataatttttttgttctGCTATTTGTTCTACTAAATTCACAAAGTAACCTGCTGTAGGCCTAAAGTATCTGAAATTCACAAAATTACCtgctgtaggcctacagtatctGCAATTCGCACAACCTGCTATGAGGGCCTAAAGTATCTGTAATTCACACAACCTGCTATAGGCCTACAGGCTACAGAATTCACACAACCTACTATGGGCCTATAGTATCTGTAATTCACACaacctactgtaggcctacagtatctGTAATTCACATAACCTGCTGTAGGTCTAACATGTCTGTAATTCACACAACCTGCTGTAAGCCTACAGTATCTGTAATTCACACAATTACCTACTGTAGACCTACAGTATCTGTAATTCACACAATTATATACCTGCTGTAGGCCTGCATTTCACACAATTACCTGCTGTCGGCCTACAGTATAAATCTGTAATTCACACAACctgctatataggcctacaggctaCAGAATTCACACAACCTACTATGGGCCTCTATCTGTAATTCACACaacctactgtaggcctacagtatctGTAATTCACATTTATAACCTGCTGTAGGCCTAACAAACTGTATCTGTAATTCACACAACCTGCTGTAGGCATACAGTATCTGTAATTCACACAATTACCTACTGTAGACCAACAGTATCTACCTGCTGTAGGCCTGCATTTCACACAATTACCtgctgtaggcctacagtatctGTAATTCACATAACCAGCTGTAGGCCTTCAGTATCTGTAATTCACACAATTACCTGCTGTAGGCCTGCATTTCACACAATTACCtgctgtaggcctacagtatctGTAATTCACATAACCAGCTGTAGGCCTAACATACTGTATCTGTAAATCACACAACCTGCTGTAGGCCTTCAGTATCTGTAATTCACACAATTACCTGCTGTAGGCCTGCATTTCACACAATTATCtgctgtaggcctacagtatctGTAATTCACACAACCTGCTGGTTGACAATATTCATAATACATATTGCTATGAGACAGATGCACAGTACCTGTAGCCTAGTACTTACTGTAATGGTTGCACTGAGACAAGGTacaatacagtatgtatgtattgttatTGGATGCCATTCAATAGATACAAAGACTAGACAGTTATTTGTATGCATTCAAACAGACCTGGGGTGAGACAATTTATAGGTGTTGTCATTGAATATTATTCAATGGATACATGCATTATGATGTATGTTTTCAAACTgattgggtgggtgggggggggggttagataATTTACAGACTGGTATTGTCATTGAATGTTATTCAATAGTTACATTTATGTCACATGAATCAGGGTTGTAAGCTTTCAAACAGACTTGGGGTGAGCCAATTCACAGCTACTGGCATGGAATGTTATTCAATAGATAGAtacatattgtttgttttcaaacagACTTGGTgttaaaacatttaaagaaTGGTATTGTAATTGAATGTTATTCAATAGATACATAGACTATAGAACACTTTGGTTTCCAACAGGCTTGGAAAATGGAGTGCAAAGCTTGAgttctgtacatgtacagtagaatAACATTTGTTATGAGCAGTACTAGTTTATGAGGACCTCAAGTACGAATACAGTGCAGTTGGTTAAGCTTTCACATAATAGTGTagacagtactgtactgtataaggCTGCTGTACCTTGTAAATTTTCAAACTTCTCCCAGTGCAGTACATGTACAAATCGAGTT is a genomic window containing:
- the LOC139977599 gene encoding C-type mannose receptor 2-like isoform X3, producing the protein MQAYSSQLCYLRYQITPTTFKYLREDCNDTGSTIRVNTTAETSVISYILKYDVSFGVQVHVPTNETSECPSDFTYLSTFLDGCYLISGPLTWYGGLAYCSLKGGHMLFIETEAELDFIGTQFIRDYGIVWTGLNDISTENSYYWENVKPLSNGSFPVLPNTNWFSSHTNVPHSDCVKLASEGILRAELCQEKYPVICEYDHTTFKETYCPPAWHGNFVSSGCYKLFPFNRTWSDAKSLCNQNGGDVVSVNSWIEWQFVSVLANSHKVWLSSNTNTDYWYQYYDYSYHFSTTRLEEYDCMVTADTLLPQEASCDEEYYIICEKATLVENVTSV
- the LOC139977599 gene encoding C-type mannose receptor 2-like isoform X1, coding for MSESAGVLLLLLLLSAAGADGTIHDESDISQLCYLRYQITPTTFKYLREDCNDTGSTIRVNTTAETSVISYILKYDVSFGVQVHVPTNETSECPSDFTYLSTFLDGCYLISGPLTWYGGLAYCSLKGGHMLFIETEAELDFIGTQFIRDYGIVWTGLNDISTENSYYWENVKPLSNGSFPVLPNTNWFSSHTNVPHSDCVKLASEGILRAELCQEKYPVICEYDHTTFKETYCPPAWHGNFVSSGCYKLFPFNRTWSDAKSLCNQNGGDVVSVNSWIEWQFVSVLANSHKVWLSSNTNTDYWYQYYDYSYHFSTTRLEEYDCMVTADTLLPQEASCDEEYYIICEKATLVENVTSV
- the LOC139977599 gene encoding C-type mannose receptor 2-like isoform X2 — translated: MSESAGVLLLLLLLSAAGADGTIHDESDISQLCYLRYQITPTTFKYLREDCNDTGSTIRVNTTAETSVISYILKYECPSDFTYLSTFLDGCYLISGPLTWYGGLAYCSLKGGHMLFIETEAELDFIGTQFIRDYGIVWTGLNDISTENSYYWENVKPLSNGSFPVLPNTNWFSSHTNVPHSDCVKLASEGILRAELCQEKYPVICEYDHTTFKETYCPPAWHGNFVSSGCYKLFPFNRTWSDAKSLCNQNGGDVVSVNSWIEWQFVSVLANSHKVWLSSNTNTDYWYQYYDYSYHFSTTRLEEYDCMVTADTLLPQEASCDEEYYIICEKATLVENVTSV